One window of the Halobacillus litoralis genome contains the following:
- the fliR gene encoding flagellar biosynthetic protein FliR: MLDSINLANLPAFLLILVRVTSFFVTLPLFSYQTVPTRHKVAFSFFLASIMYFTVPTPELVIDAEYFLLLFKEAAVGIAVGLLAYIILSAIQIAGGFIDFQMGFAIANVIDPQTGAQSPLIGQYLYIITLLFILAVDGHHLMIDGVFYSYELVGIDQFIPFRDEGWIEYVIHSFNKMFIIAFLMATPIVGCLFLVDIALGIIARTVPQLNVFVVGLPLKIFVALSLLVIAMTFYVMLIQNLFETMLETMRGLMQLFGGG, translated from the coding sequence GAGTGACTTCTTTTTTTGTCACTTTGCCTTTGTTTTCTTATCAGACTGTGCCTACACGGCATAAGGTTGCTTTCAGTTTTTTCTTAGCCAGCATTATGTACTTTACAGTCCCGACGCCAGAGTTGGTGATCGATGCAGAATATTTTCTTTTATTATTCAAGGAAGCTGCTGTTGGGATAGCCGTTGGTTTATTGGCCTACATCATCCTGTCTGCCATACAAATCGCTGGAGGCTTCATTGATTTTCAAATGGGCTTTGCCATTGCAAATGTCATAGATCCGCAAACGGGTGCCCAAAGCCCGTTGATCGGGCAATATTTGTATATTATTACACTGCTTTTCATCCTGGCAGTGGATGGTCACCATTTGATGATCGACGGTGTTTTTTACAGTTATGAATTAGTTGGTATCGATCAATTCATCCCATTCAGAGATGAAGGTTGGATTGAATATGTGATTCATTCCTTCAATAAAATGTTCATCATTGCTTTTTTGATGGCCACTCCTATTGTAGGCTGTTTATTTTTAGTCGATATTGCACTTGGCATCATCGCCCGGACGGTTCCTCAATTGAATGTTTTTGTGGTAGGTCTGCCATTGAAAATCTTCGTCGCTCTTTCTCTTTTAGTCATTGCGATGACGTTTTATGTCATGCTGATTCAGAATTTATTTGAAACGATGTTAGAGACGATGCGCGGACTCATGCAATTGTTCGGAGGTGGATGA
- the flhA gene encoding flagellar biosynthesis protein FlhA has translation MSARDLSVIIGVILIIIMLVIPLPGWLLSFFILVNITLALIVILVSMNMDEALQFAVFPTLLLLLTLFRLGLNVSTTRSILSEAEAGGVIATFGTFVIGGNPLVGFVVFVILVIIQFLVITKGAERVSEVAARFTLDAMPGKQMSIDADLNAGMINEHQAKDRREKIENEADFYGAMDGASKFVKGDAIAGIIIVLINIIFGLIIGMVQMGMSFTEAIDTYMRLTVGDGLVSQIPALLISTATGIVVTRVASQGNLSSDVTSQLLRYPKMLYIAAITIFLLGLTPIPILLTTLIAGVLGFGGYWLSREDPEPELDEPEELDEAESDQMKSPENVVNLISMDPIEFEFGYALIPIADTNQGGDLLDRIVMIRRQLAIELGIVIPVVRIRDNIQLNPNEYRLKVKGNQVAQGELLLDHYLAMSPGDDDGGIEGIDTQEPAFGLPAKWITEEQKDEAELSGYTVVDPPSVVSTHITEIIKQQAHALLGRQETQQLIDHLKESYPILVEEVTPEPLSVGDIQKVLAKLLRENISVKNLPVIFETLADFAKMTNDTELLGEYARQSLSAQITNQYKKEDHRVKVITVSGKVEKVIAENIQQTEHGSYLALDPDNQQAIITAVAEQVEQMSLQEETAILLCSPAVRMYVKQLLDRFLPQVVVLSYNELEPTVEVQSIGVVNVA, from the coding sequence ATGTCAGCGAGAGATTTATCAGTAATTATCGGTGTGATTTTAATTATCATCATGCTTGTCATACCTTTGCCCGGGTGGCTCCTTAGTTTCTTTATCCTTGTGAATATCACCTTAGCGCTTATCGTTATTTTGGTATCTATGAACATGGATGAAGCCCTCCAGTTTGCCGTATTCCCGACCCTTTTGTTATTACTGACATTATTCCGTTTAGGATTGAATGTCTCTACTACTCGTTCCATCCTCTCGGAAGCTGAGGCTGGTGGGGTCATTGCCACATTCGGAACCTTTGTCATTGGCGGGAATCCGCTTGTCGGGTTTGTCGTTTTCGTTATCCTTGTCATCATACAGTTTTTAGTCATCACTAAAGGTGCGGAAAGGGTATCCGAAGTTGCAGCAAGATTCACCCTTGATGCGATGCCTGGTAAACAAATGAGTATCGATGCTGATTTGAATGCAGGAATGATCAATGAACACCAGGCTAAAGACCGGCGTGAAAAAATTGAAAATGAAGCTGACTTTTACGGTGCGATGGATGGGGCGAGTAAATTCGTCAAAGGAGATGCCATCGCCGGTATCATCATCGTTTTGATCAACATTATTTTCGGTTTGATAATAGGGATGGTCCAAATGGGCATGTCCTTTACTGAAGCGATTGATACATATATGCGTTTAACAGTTGGAGATGGGCTTGTCAGTCAGATACCTGCCTTGCTCATTTCGACAGCCACAGGAATAGTCGTTACCCGAGTAGCGTCACAGGGTAATTTGAGTTCAGATGTGACGAGCCAGTTGTTACGTTACCCAAAAATGCTTTACATTGCAGCTATAACGATATTCCTGCTCGGTTTAACACCGATTCCGATTTTACTTACCACATTGATTGCTGGTGTGCTAGGGTTTGGGGGTTATTGGCTGTCCAGAGAAGACCCAGAACCTGAACTTGACGAACCAGAAGAGCTGGATGAAGCAGAAAGTGATCAAATGAAATCACCGGAGAATGTCGTTAACTTAATCAGTATGGATCCGATTGAATTTGAGTTCGGCTATGCGCTGATTCCGATTGCCGACACGAATCAAGGTGGAGACTTGTTAGACCGGATCGTCATGATCAGAAGACAGTTAGCGATCGAGCTTGGAATCGTTATCCCGGTCGTTCGTATCAGAGATAATATCCAGTTGAACCCGAATGAATACCGTTTGAAGGTTAAAGGTAATCAAGTCGCCCAGGGTGAGCTTCTCCTTGATCATTACTTAGCAATGAGCCCTGGAGATGATGATGGTGGAATCGAAGGCATTGATACACAAGAACCTGCATTCGGTCTTCCAGCTAAATGGATTACAGAAGAGCAAAAGGATGAAGCGGAATTATCCGGCTATACAGTTGTTGATCCGCCCTCTGTCGTTTCGACACATATCACTGAGATCATCAAGCAGCAGGCTCACGCTCTGTTAGGCCGTCAAGAAACCCAGCAACTGATCGATCACCTTAAAGAATCCTATCCGATTTTAGTGGAAGAAGTAACACCGGAACCTCTCAGTGTAGGGGATATCCAAAAGGTTTTAGCCAAGCTGCTCCGTGAAAATATATCTGTGAAAAATTTACCCGTTATTTTTGAAACGCTTGCCGATTTCGCCAAGATGACGAACGATACTGAGTTATTAGGTGAATATGCACGGCAGTCCCTATCTGCTCAGATCACAAATCAATATAAGAAAGAAGACCATCGCGTGAAAGTGATCACTGTGTCCGGAAAAGTGGAGAAAGTCATTGCGGAAAACATCCAACAGACCGAACATGGCAGCTACTTAGCACTGGATCCTGATAATCAACAAGCGATCATTACGGCGGTGGCTGAGCAAGTCGAGCAAATGTCACTGCAGGAAGAGACAGCGATTCTTCTATGCTCACCAGCTGTCCGCATGTATGTGAAACAATTACTGGATCGCTTTTTACCACAAGTGGTCGTCTTATCTTATAACGAATTAGAACCAACTGTGGAAGTTCAGAGTATAGGGGTGGTGAATGTAGCATGA
- the flhF gene encoding flagellar biosynthesis protein FlhF yields MKVKKFQAGTMPEVMKKVRDDLGADAVILNSKVIKTGGFLGMFKKNQTEVIAAIDPPEPKMVKREKKEDELPDLVPEKESGVQDNREIMRELQQLKSMLNSQKPDYPPLFQEAYQHMRDQEVEDAISRLVIENVREKYQENEDRNAIGRLLVKELYEQLKSSPFGRPTFRKPFVHLVGPTGVGKTTTLAKLAADAALNHNLRVGFITTDTYRIAAIDQLKTYAKILDIPLEVAYSSEDYREAKEKLKDYDLVLVDTAGRNFRDASYVHELKEMIDFEEDSDNFLVLGLTSKYSDMKEIFEQFHDIPIHQMIFTKADETASIGSAINMMITHGVGAAYLTNGQNVPDDIREASAMNMARSVMEGFVNEGSS; encoded by the coding sequence ATGAAGGTGAAAAAATTCCAAGCGGGGACAATGCCTGAAGTGATGAAGAAAGTAAGGGACGACTTAGGGGCAGACGCCGTTATATTGAACTCGAAGGTCATCAAGACTGGTGGATTTCTCGGGATGTTCAAAAAAAATCAAACGGAAGTGATTGCAGCCATAGATCCTCCAGAACCTAAAATGGTGAAAAGAGAGAAAAAGGAAGACGAGCTTCCAGATTTAGTACCGGAGAAAGAGTCAGGGGTGCAGGATAACCGGGAAATCATGAGAGAACTGCAACAATTGAAATCGATGTTAAACAGCCAAAAACCCGATTATCCTCCACTTTTTCAAGAAGCTTATCAACACATGCGGGATCAAGAAGTTGAGGATGCGATTTCTCGTCTTGTCATAGAAAATGTCAGAGAGAAGTACCAGGAAAATGAGGATCGGAATGCCATAGGCCGTCTCCTGGTAAAAGAATTATACGAGCAACTGAAAAGTTCCCCCTTTGGAAGACCTACATTCAGGAAACCTTTCGTCCATTTAGTCGGACCTACTGGAGTCGGGAAAACAACAACTTTAGCAAAGCTTGCCGCAGACGCTGCTTTGAATCATAACCTACGTGTGGGTTTCATAACCACAGATACTTACAGAATCGCAGCTATTGATCAGTTGAAAACGTATGCAAAGATTTTGGATATTCCGCTTGAGGTTGCTTATAGTTCAGAAGATTACAGAGAAGCGAAAGAAAAGTTGAAAGATTATGACCTCGTCTTAGTCGATACGGCTGGCCGAAACTTCAGAGATGCTTCTTATGTTCATGAGTTGAAGGAAATGATTGACTTTGAAGAGGATTCCGACAACTTCCTTGTGTTAGGTTTAACGAGTAAATATAGCGATATGAAGGAGATATTCGAGCAATTTCACGATATTCCCATTCACCAGATGATTTTCACGAAGGCTGATGAAACAGCGAGTATCGGAAGTGCCATCAATATGATGATTACTCATGGAGTCGGTGCAGCTTATCTGACAAACGGACAAAACGTCCCCGATGATATAAGGGAAGCTTCTGCAATGAACATGGCGAGAAGCGTCATGGAGGGATTCGTGAATGAAGGATCAAGCTGA
- the flhB gene encoding flagellar biosynthesis protein FlhB — translation MLYLNLDLQYFAADEKTEEATPKKRQDTRKKGQVPKSQDVNTGFLLLLVFGALFLLGGYMKGTMTGMYELAFSEYIHRDLTQKQTHSMFVEMTIEITKVIAPIMGVAIVAGLASNLLQVGIMFTGEPLKVDLKKLDPIKGAKRIFSARALVELLKSLLKISMVGVITFAIIWVNKDQMLMMSQKSVEVALAFFGTITTIMGLASALALLILSVLDYTYQRYDHEKNIRMSKKDIKDEHKNMEGDPQIKAKIKEKQRQMSASRMMSEVPDADVVITNPTHYAIAIKYEESKSEAPFVVAKGVDFLALKIKEVARSNDVITVENRPLARSLYQHSEIDQPIDEQFYKAVAEVLAYVYQLEKKM, via the coding sequence ATGCTTTATTTGAACTTGGATCTTCAGTATTTTGCTGCCGATGAGAAAACGGAAGAAGCCACACCAAAGAAAAGGCAGGACACAAGGAAAAAAGGACAAGTTCCCAAAAGTCAGGATGTAAATACTGGGTTTCTGCTGCTCTTAGTCTTCGGAGCTTTATTTTTACTCGGTGGATATATGAAGGGAACGATGACAGGAATGTATGAGCTTGCCTTCAGCGAATACATCCATCGTGACCTGACACAGAAACAAACCCATTCGATGTTCGTAGAAATGACGATCGAAATTACAAAAGTGATTGCACCGATCATGGGGGTAGCGATTGTGGCCGGGCTTGCTTCGAATCTTTTGCAGGTCGGAATCATGTTTACAGGTGAACCATTGAAAGTGGATTTGAAAAAGCTGGATCCGATCAAAGGTGCTAAAAGAATTTTCTCGGCACGGGCCCTCGTTGAGCTGCTGAAATCTTTATTGAAAATAAGTATGGTGGGTGTCATTACATTTGCCATCATCTGGGTCAACAAAGATCAAATGCTTATGATGTCTCAAAAGTCGGTAGAGGTGGCGCTTGCCTTTTTCGGAACCATTACGACGATTATGGGGTTAGCCTCTGCACTGGCTTTACTTATTCTATCGGTTCTTGATTATACATATCAAAGGTATGACCATGAAAAAAACATAAGGATGTCAAAGAAAGACATCAAAGATGAACATAAGAACATGGAAGGGGACCCTCAAATCAAAGCGAAAATCAAAGAGAAGCAAAGACAGATGTCCGCTTCCCGGATGATGAGTGAAGTCCCGGATGCCGACGTAGTCATTACCAATCCGACTCACTATGCGATTGCTATCAAATATGAGGAATCAAAGTCGGAAGCTCCTTTTGTCGTAGCCAAAGGGGTGGATTTTCTCGCTTTGAAGATTAAAGAGGTTGCCAGATCCAATGATGTAATAACGGTCGAAAACCGTCCATTGGCACGTTCTCTTTATCAGCATTCCGAAATCGACCAACCGATTGATGAACAGTTTTATAAAGCTGTAGCTGAAGTTTTGGCTTATGTTTATCAACTGGAGAAAAAAATGTAA